A single region of the Nicotiana sylvestris chromosome 6, ASM39365v2, whole genome shotgun sequence genome encodes:
- the LOC138872028 gene encoding uncharacterized protein, protein MYGVEALIPVEISELSTRYTQATEESNEEEMRINLDLLEERREATLIRMTTQKQIIERYYNQKAHLKYFKIGDFILKKVFQLKKVANAGNLSPNWEGPYRIRGIAGNGAYEVEIMEGKVLPSNWNTVHLKKYYF, encoded by the coding sequence ATGTATGGTGTTGAAGCCTTAATCCCAGTTGAAATAAGTGAACTAAGTACAAGATATACTCAAGCAACTGAAGAATCAAATGAGGAAGAGATGCGAATAAATCTAGATTTGCTTGAAGAAAGGAGAGAAGCGACCCTAATAAGGATGACAACGCAAAAACAAATTATTGAGCGATACTACAATCAAAAAGCTCATCTTaaatacttcaagattggggacttcatcctcaaaaaggtttttcaattgAAAAAAGTGGCCAATGCAGGAAATTTgagtccaaattgggaaggaccctacagaatTCGAGGCATTGCTGGAAATGGTGCGTATGAGGTAGAAATAATGGAGGGCAAAGTACTCCCATCAAATTGGAATACTGTTCATTTAAAGAAGTATTACTTCTAA
- the LOC104235876 gene encoding transcription factor bHLH80-like isoform X1: MQRGSGGAGGVGGGLSRYRSAPATWLEALLESDTENEVVLNPSSPILHSPNKPPPHPSTTQQQLPELVKPETRFTGDPGLFESGGSSNFLRQQSSPAEFLSHINSDGYFSSYGIPSSLSYISQPIKRPREDDSESSPRKLSNHLKGEPSGQLHGSGGSLDAEMEKLMDDLVPCKVRAKRGCATHPRSIAERVRRTRISDRIRKLQELVPNMDKQTNTADMLEEAVEYVKFLQKQIQELMEHQKKCTCSEKDQ, encoded by the exons ATGCAACGTGGAAGTGGCGGTGCCGGTGGCGTAGGTGGTGGATTATCCCGATACCGTTCAGCTCCGGCAACATGGTTAGAGGCACTTCTCGAATCCGATACTGAAAACGAAGTGGTTCTTAACCCTTCTTCTCCCATTTTACACTCCCCCAACAAACCACCACCCCACCCATCAACTACTCAGCAGCAGCTTCCGGAGCTTGTTAAACCGGAAACTAGGTTCACCGGCGATCCGGGTCTGTTTGAATCCGGCGGTAGTAGTAATTTTCTCCGGCAGCAGAGTTCGCCGGCGGAGTTTCTTTCACATATTAACTCAGATGGTTACTTCTCAAGCTATGGAATTCCCTCCAGTTTGAGCTATATTTCTCAGCCCATTAAGCGGCCCAGAGAAGATGATTCCGAAAGTTCGCCCAGAAAATTATCTAACCACTTG AAGGGAGAGCCAAGTGGACAGTTACATGGTTCTGGTGGATCACTAGATGCTGAAATGGAGAAGCTCATGGACGATTTGGTGCCTTGTAAGGTTCGAGCAAAGCGTGGTTGTGCTACCCATCCTCGCAGCATAGCCGAGCGA GTTCGTCGAACGCGCATAAGTGACAGAATAAGGAAGCTTCAGGAACTGGTGCCAAATATGGACAAG CAAACCAACACCGCTGACATGTTGGAAGAAGCAGTCGAATATGTCAAGTTTCTGCAGAAACAGATTCAG GAGCTTATGGAGCATCAGAAGAAATGCACGTGTTCAGAGAAAGATCAATAA
- the LOC104235876 gene encoding transcription factor bHLH80-like isoform X2 produces the protein MQRGSGGAGGVGGGLSRYRSAPATWLEALLESDTENEVVLNPSSPILHSPNKPPPHPSTTQQQLPELVKPETRFTGDPGLFESGGSSNFLRQQSSPAEFLSHINSDGYFSSYGIPSSLSYISQPIKRPREDDSESSPRKLSNHLKGEPSGQLHGSGGSLDAEMEKLMDDLVPCKVRAKRGCATHPRSIAERVRRTRISDRIRKLQELVPNMDKENDEQDNHL, from the exons ATGCAACGTGGAAGTGGCGGTGCCGGTGGCGTAGGTGGTGGATTATCCCGATACCGTTCAGCTCCGGCAACATGGTTAGAGGCACTTCTCGAATCCGATACTGAAAACGAAGTGGTTCTTAACCCTTCTTCTCCCATTTTACACTCCCCCAACAAACCACCACCCCACCCATCAACTACTCAGCAGCAGCTTCCGGAGCTTGTTAAACCGGAAACTAGGTTCACCGGCGATCCGGGTCTGTTTGAATCCGGCGGTAGTAGTAATTTTCTCCGGCAGCAGAGTTCGCCGGCGGAGTTTCTTTCACATATTAACTCAGATGGTTACTTCTCAAGCTATGGAATTCCCTCCAGTTTGAGCTATATTTCTCAGCCCATTAAGCGGCCCAGAGAAGATGATTCCGAAAGTTCGCCCAGAAAATTATCTAACCACTTG AAGGGAGAGCCAAGTGGACAGTTACATGGTTCTGGTGGATCACTAGATGCTGAAATGGAGAAGCTCATGGACGATTTGGTGCCTTGTAAGGTTCGAGCAAAGCGTGGTTGTGCTACCCATCCTCGCAGCATAGCCGAGCGA GTTCGTCGAACGCGCATAAGTGACAGAATAAGGAAGCTTCAGGAACTGGTGCCAAATATGGACAAG GAAAATGATGAACAAGACAACCACCTTTAA